A single window of Nicotiana sylvestris chromosome 3, ASM39365v2, whole genome shotgun sequence DNA harbors:
- the LOC138888589 gene encoding uncharacterized protein, translated as MFIKLVIGEYTLNVVSAYAQLGGLDEEVKRRFWEGLDEIVRSIPPTERLFIGGDFNGHIGAAAGSYGEVHGDFGFRDRNGGGTSLLDFAKAFELVIVNSTFSKREEHLVTFRSSAAKTQIDYLLLRRCDRGLCNCKVIPGETLATQHRLLVMDISIMMKRKKRYARGRPRIRWGALTKDKARELEGRLFAMGAWRSSGDASTMWSTTMNYVREAVREVLGVSKGFSGRHQGDWWWNDTV; from the coding sequence ATGTTTATTAAGTTGGTGATCGGTGAGTACACCCTCAATGTCGTTAGCGCTTACGCGCAGCTAGGGGGCTTGGATGAGGAGGTTaagaggcgcttttgggagggCTTGGACGAGATTGTGCGTAGTATTCCACCTACTGAAAGGTTATTTATTGGAGGGGATTTTAATGGCCATATTGGGGCGGCTGCTGGTAGTTATGGCGAGGTGCATGGTGACTTTGGCTTTAGGGATAGGAACGGAGGAGGTACTTCGCTGTTAGACTTCGCTAAGGCTTTCGAGCTGGTGATTGTGAACTCGACTTTTTCGAAGAGGGAGGAGCATCTGGTCACTTTCCGGAGTTCGGCAGCGAAGACTCAAATCGATTACCTTCTCCTCAGAAGGTGTGATAGAGGGTTGTGCAACTGCAAGGTTATCCCCGGAGAGACCCTCGCGACTCAGCATAGGCTCTTAGTGATGGACATCAGCATTatgatgaagaggaagaagaggtatGCTCGTGGCCGACCGAGGATTAGATGGGGAGCTTTAACCAAGGATAAAGCCCGGGAGTTGGAGGGAAGGTTATTTgctatgggagcttggaggagtAGTGGAGACGCGAgcactatgtggtcgacgacgaTGAACTATGTGAGGGAGGCAGTGAGAGAGGTGCTAGGTGTATCGAAGGGTTTTTCTGGCAGGCAccaaggagactggtggtggaatgacacAGTCTAA